The Leptolyngbyaceae cyanobacterium genome window below encodes:
- the lepB gene encoding signal peptidase I, which produces MDYNQKDLADSTLSQVIWRQLRENLLILFVALTLALLIRTFVAEPRYIPSDSMLPSLQVGDRLVVDKLTYYFRGPTTGDIVVFDPPPQLQIQGYAKDQAFIKRVIGTPGEVVSISNGKVYLNQKPLAENYIAEPPDYQWGPQVVPEGEFFVMGDNRNNSNDSHIWGFLPKQNIIGRACFRFWPIDRLGAIASQKLDFLKKGMNG; this is translated from the coding sequence ATGGACTATAACCAAAAGGATTTGGCGGATTCTACCCTATCTCAAGTAATCTGGCGTCAATTGAGGGAAAATCTGCTAATTCTATTTGTGGCTCTTACTTTAGCGCTGTTAATTCGGACTTTTGTGGCAGAACCCCGCTACATCCCTTCTGATTCTATGCTGCCAAGCTTACAAGTAGGCGATCGCTTGGTAGTCGATAAACTTACTTACTATTTTCGAGGGCCAACCACTGGCGATATAGTAGTTTTCGATCCTCCCCCACAACTGCAAATCCAAGGATATGCCAAGGATCAGGCTTTTATTAAAAGAGTGATCGGTACTCCTGGAGAAGTGGTGAGTATCAGCAATGGCAAAGTGTATTTAAATCAAAAACCTCTGGCAGAAAATTACATTGCCGAACCACCTGATTACCAATGGGGACCACAAGTAGTTCCCGAAGGAGAATTTTTCGTGATGGGGGATAACCGCAATAACAGTAACGATTCCCACATTTGGGGGTTTTTGCCAAAACAAAATATTATCGGTCGTGCTTGCTTCCGTTTTTGGCCGATCGATCGCCTTGGTGCGATCGCCAGCCAGAAATTAGACTTTTTGAAAAAGGGGATGAACGGGTAA
- a CDS encoding transglutaminase family protein gives MKFNLGSLLHYTVLAPTTIVFNLQIIENQYQNICQEKLHFNPHFQFDEYTAIESNGTRYVRINAPAGKLEVYYEAAVELYPFYCDPNEISEIPPSDLPMETLRYLYPSRYCQSDRLFGLVQSEFSHLYPGYSRVTAICNWIYEKVTYLSGSSDSQTSAYDTAMERKGVCRDFAHLGIALCRALNIPARFVSTYAYKLNPPDFHACFEAYLGDRWYLFDPTRLVPLDGLVRIGTGRDAADVSFATFFGSVQLEQMKIFVERLSEETRERQENDGNQEMAIAIA, from the coding sequence ATGAAATTTAATCTCGGTTCTCTATTGCACTACACTGTGCTTGCACCTACAACTATAGTATTTAATTTGCAAATAATCGAAAATCAATATCAAAATATTTGCCAAGAAAAATTACACTTTAATCCCCATTTCCAGTTTGATGAATATACTGCTATTGAATCTAATGGTACGCGCTATGTCAGAATAAACGCGCCAGCCGGAAAATTAGAAGTTTATTATGAAGCGGCAGTAGAATTATACCCTTTTTATTGCGATCCTAACGAGATTTCTGAAATACCGCCTTCTGATTTACCAATGGAAACTCTGCGCTATCTTTATCCCAGTCGTTACTGCCAATCAGACCGATTGTTTGGCTTAGTGCAGAGTGAATTCAGTCATTTATATCCCGGTTATTCTAGAGTAACGGCGATTTGTAATTGGATTTATGAAAAGGTAACTTATCTTTCTGGTAGCAGCGATTCCCAAACCTCGGCTTACGACACGGCGATGGAAAGAAAGGGTGTTTGTCGAGATTTTGCTCATTTAGGAATTGCTTTATGTCGCGCTTTAAATATCCCCGCTCGCTTTGTCAGTACTTATGCTTATAAGTTAAATCCGCCAGATTTTCATGCTTGTTTTGAGGCTTATTTAGGCGATCGCTGGTACTTATTTGACCCGACTCGTTTAGTACCTCTGGATGGATTAGTGCGAATTGGTACGGGAAGAGATGCCGCAGATGTTTCTTTTGCAACCTTTTTTGGTTCGGTGCAGTTGGAACAGATGAAAATTTTTGTCGAACGTTTATCAGAAGAAACCAGGGAACGGCAGGAAAATGATGGTAATCAAGAGATGGCGATCGCAATTGCTTAA